The nucleotide sequence AGTCGACAACTACTATGATGAACTTTACGGCGCCGGGAGCatccgggaagggtcccaccatgtcaattccccattgctgaaagggccatgcggtggataCGGGGATAAGATCGTTTTTTGGACGCAGCGTTTTTGGAGAGTGCCTCTGGCAAGAGTCACACTTGCGGATCTCCTTCATTGCGTCAACATGCATAccaggccagtagtaaccggcgctcatgatcttcgcgacaaccatccTTGGTCCGGAGTGGATGCCGCAAATCCCTTCGTGGATTTCCCTTATCAGATAATTCGCGTCCTGGGGATCCACACAGCGCAGTAGTGGTCCCaggaaggattttcggtacaaGATACCGTTGTTCATTTCGTACTGtagggctttgttttggatctttcTTGCTTCTGCTTTGTTTTCAGGAAGCACCCCTTCTTGCAAGTATTGGATGATGGGTGTCATCCACGATGGCTGCCCTGCTTCGATTACGTTAACTTGGTGCAGTAATACCGATGGgttcttgagtacctctatccttacatccttGGCGAGATGTTGAAAGGAAGTCGAGGCAAGCTTGCTCAAAGCATCGGCAGGCTTGTTTTCTGAGCGATTAATGTGTATAACTTTGTGGGATTTGAATTGCTGTAGCAATTCCTTCGCTTGTTCCAGATACAAGGCCATGACTTCTCCTTTTGCGTCGTATATGCCGTTTACTTGACTTGCTATCAGGAGTGAGTCAACATGCGCGCGCAAGTTCtttgctcccatcttgatggcgaggcgtaagcctgccagaaaagCCTCGTACTCAGCTTcattgttggtgtttttgaagtcGAGCTTAATGGCGTAAGTGAACTCGTGCTTTTCTGGGCTCACTAGACGTAAAcctgctcccgcgccatcttcatttgatgccccgtcAGTGTAAAGCATCCAAGTTTCCTCTGTATCTTCTTTGGGAGTCTCTATCATCTCGCATTCTTTGATTTTACCagccggcacttctgtgatgaagtcggctaGGACCTGACCTTTGATTGCTGGGCGTGGCCTATACAAGATGTTGTGGCCTCCCAGCTCAATGGCCCACTTCGCCAATCTGCCTGACGTCTCAGGCTTCTGTAGTATGGTTCCGATGTGGAAGTTTGTCAATACGGTTATCACATGCCCGGTGAAGTATCGGCGCAGCCTTCGGGAGGCGTGTAATAGCGCAAGAACCagcttttccattgtggaatatcttgtttctgggtctgtgagtaccctgctgacgtaATAGATCGGGGTTTGCACACCGTTCCTGTCTACCAAcaatactgaccctactgccttgtccgaggaggacaagtacagCACAAGGGGCTCTTTTTCAAATGGTGCCGTTAGGGTAGGAAGTTCGATCAGacacgctttcatttgttgaaaagctgtttcggcttccggggtccatttgaactcttgcttctttacacaattgcgcaacgtgctaatgaagggatacgactttgcggcgtgattggagagaaaacgatttagcgcggccagccggccggctagtcgttgcatttccttgatgtttcttggtgagggcattcgttctatagcttgtaccttctctggattcaccttgaaaccgccgtttgtgacaatgaagcccagaaacttcccttcttccatgccaaaggaacacttggctggatttagcttcatatttacgccgcgcaatgagttgaacgttttttcgatgtcttttaacatttggtcctcctcgggacttttcaccactagatcatcgatataaacctcaatatgctttccgatgtcacctgcgaaggttttgtccatcaagcgttgatatGTCGCGCCTGCGTTCTTCAGAccaaaaggcatctttgtgtagcagaagattccaaggtctgttctgaatgctgtcttgtcttcatcttctagcttcatctgcacttgatggtatcctttatagcaatccagaaagcacttccatcggtatggcgcgagagaatcaatttttttatcgatctcaggcaaggaatagcaatcctttgggcacgccttgttgagatcagtgtagtctacgcacatgcgccatccgccattTGATTTTTCGACCATCACAGGGTTCGCCACCCAACTCTGATATCTTACCTCTCGCAAGATCCCGGCTTTTAGCAGCTCACATACCTGCTCGTTCATTGCTTTTGTCTTGTCTGCccctaggctgcgccttctttggacctttggctcgacagatgggtacgtgtttaagcaatgctcggtgatgttgcgcgggacaccggtcatgtctgccggcgtccaggcaaatatatccatgtttcgaaacagcagttgctttagacgtgttctgatatctgacgaaatggcgtggccaattgtcacgGTCTGCTCAGGGTATTTTCGGTTTAAAACCCATTTCTCCGGCTCAGTCGTGGAGACCTTTGCCGCCTTTGTTGGGCGCAGCTCTTCAGTTGACATTACTTCCTTCTTGGCGTATATGATTGCTACTCCTGTTTTGGTTGGGAAACCTATTGCAGAATGAGGCGTTGACGTCACCATGTTTAGCTCGCCTTGTGTTTCCCTCCCAAGAAGCACATCATGCCTTGATTTCACTGGCATGACCATAaagttcacatttgttgttcttgagtgtttcccgtcagagagcgtgacggggaaactgatctgtccgagaggaaaaaccatctcgttgcaaaatccagacaaaggataatcgacAGGCTCGAGTCGCGCTTTGTCCTCTTCATCCAGCTGATTGAAACATTGCTCATAAATGATGTCGGCAGTACTTCCCGGGTCTATGAATATGTAGTCGGTTTCATAATGCCCGAGTATGCCGGTGATGACCACAGGACGTGTGGCGCGAGGTCCGCCGCGCACTACTGGAAATACAACTTGCTGTTCTTGCCACGAAGGTTCATAAGGGCGTTTGCCTTTCTCTTTCGCGCTGTACCTGGGTCCGTTGACCATATGAGTCTCTAGTCGTCGGACCTTTTTGTGGTTACCTTCATCATGGCGCTGGAGTTGACGGGTTTCCTTGCGTacattcttcactaaatggcttagTTTGCCGCTTTTGAGCGCTCTCTCGATTTCTTGGCGCAAGCTGTAACAGTCGTCGGTTAGGTGCCCtgaatctttgtgaaaatcgcagtacaagttagggtcttgccctttcttgtttgtcattggccttggcgccttgaaatcgacattctccgtcatcaatacctcctttggagtttttgtgagcggagtccagtgtttgtcaCGGTTGTCGTCTCTGACTGCTttcttgtaaccgattcggtcaatcgtatctcgcgcatcttctctgtaacgtggcctgtcgtcacggcctctgggtctctcagacttccagtcatgactcttgtacttgttgcgcttgttgttgttgtcgcgcgtacttcctcttgaaaatcgatcttctgggtagtagccctttccaccagcaagggactcctcagtttgcgcgacgatttttgcggcttccatcagtttatcccactccttcggcattccatctttgcctgtgatggttctaatgagaCTATCGCATCGTATAGCCTTTTTAAAGTgacagcgcatgagttgctcactgacgccgcctaTTTCCAGGCACTCTTTGTTAaaacgcgtgatgaagtcctccagaccttcaccatctcttctccaaatatcttctacttcggctgtgtcacgttggtagcgacgttgttggctaaagtAGCTTAAGAACTGCGTCTTGAAATCTGTCCATGACTTAATCTTTCCGggcggaaggctgtcaaaccaggcgtgagccgctccggtaagagtttgaatgaacaggtggcaccacatgggcatgttccaacctcccatgcagcccacactcgtgaatgttctgacgtggtcgtctgggtcagtcaacccattgaatttcccaacggttgggggtagcttctctcgtgagagtggtgcgagtgcgattttcgggataaacttggagtgttccgcagcttccgctggtctgtatgccaggcggaaatctcgTTCAGCCTCTTCTGTAtagccaatgtgttgtcttggcttatagtactcatggttttttggtaaacgattaaagactgatgactcttcatcaccttcccatgtaggatcatatgggtcggtttcttcccattcattgttcatgttgcgcggcgtgagccagctgtgaacagggcctcgttgaaggttcgacggatattcatagtaactatccgtttcccctcttgtatcgcgcgtgtcttgtacgcttaaacgtcttgtagggggaggcctgttggtTCTGCCTTGTATATTGGCTGGTGGTGGCATTTGGCGCACCCCTTGACTCGGaggggtgaccaaggacggttctgccgtcaagaCTGCCTGCTGCGCGATgagcgattggtatgctgcattgatagtggcgatgttcttggcataccacgaggctggggtttcgccctctggtaagccaagtaatgcagatacattttgaggtggcGCTGTGTTCGAAGGTCCCTCTCCGTTTCCTGGGGTGACCACTTGTGTGATGCGGGTGAAGCTCCCGCGCGGACCCCCAGTATTGTTGATTTCAACTTCGCCGATTTCttcgatttgttgggcttggaaggtttggactccttcacccaacgccgtgttagagttggttccgaaaccgaactctgggatgattccttgaccagtcatagtCGAAGGAAAAGTTGTCAAAagctcaaataaaagaagatgagggtggttatagaaaaaatcggtgcgcgccaatgaagaaacagtgatctaattatGGTATTAATTAGAAGGGTTTATGTTCCTATCAtagaggttaatcttctttgaggtatttgagctccgaccggtaaatcaacctgcaaaacagaacaccgttactcgttaagaggggaatgtgggggtttccctcttaaccgggctccggcgtgagaataagcgattgctttgagagtaattaagtgtaaagagtgagagccaagggaatagaatgtttaacctgaggaatgaaggtctctatttatagccggagaggtgtaagaggttgtgggctgatgggccttgggccagaaacggacaacaacgaatatgctctttgcctcgctggcctcgactgcttagtggcttctagatgctcaTCGGTGCTGGCGCActttgattggagccacgtgtcattgttgtcggccttgttgtccttctgtcatcagcagacaagtggagatcgtgggacagttgtccccgtctcttgattggtgccatgtaggcgtccttgtgtacttatcgtcaggggatcgtggcgcacgattgaacagagcctgctggacgctcattggctctttttactgccacttgtaccttgtgtacctctgtaggtaacagcgtgtcttcctatggagaggattttgtttgatggcaactaacccgcgcggggctaGTGTGCTCACTTATACCATTGTTTTTATGCTAAGTGTTGATATCTGAGTTTATTATGTGCTCTTCCTCGCGCGGGGTAAGTCATAATGTGATGTGAGCTGCGCGAGGTTGTTATTATCAAGTTGTTatgctaaggagtatggtctcacgtgcaacctgttatgaggtttgcgcgactttttgggaccataccccttcaaattATAAGGTCGTCAAAAGAGTATATGCATTGATTTGTTGTACTATTGAGTTTTCTTTTTTGATAGCCAAACAATAGTGGCATAAAATGGACGGGCAACGGAGTTATTTCTACATCGTAATACTTACTTGCATATTATATTTATATGCATGTTTGTTTGCGAAAAGAATATTATTTGTTTAACAATTAGTTGCATAGTGtggggttcattggggaacaccaaaaaagtggggaaccaGGGAACACCCTTGGATTAAGTTAATCAATGGTTAAGATTAGATTAGATTTGTAAGGTTTAAAAAACACGGAGGGGCATATTTGGAATTTATGAAAAGTTTTAATTAGGTCGCTGGAGAGTATTGCGTAGTTCGCCGGAGAACTCAACCCTCTGCCACACGACACCCACTGATTCTTTGCTTCCGGCTACCAATTCCGATCTCTTTCCGGCGGTTTCAGAGATGATCAGAGATGTTAATTCTGATTTCGATCTCGATCTCCTTCCGGCTGTTTGAAAGATGCTTAGATTTGTTAATTCTGATTCCGACATTCTTCCAGCGGTTTAAGAGATGATCAGATCTGTTACTTTTGATTCCGATTCTGTTCCAGCGGTTTCAAAGATGAACAGATCTGTTCGTTCTTCCATTGTTCGTGCTTAAGATGATCAGGTCTGTTAATTATATTCTTAGTGTGTGATTAAGTGATTAGATTCATTCATATATATGTTGATATACAGGTATTCACCGACGATGATCTAGATTTTAATTAGTTTTTTGAAGTGAAATTCGTGTTGTGGCTCATTGATCTGAAGTATTCTTGTAGATCTGAAGtgaatttttaacatgttaattgATATTTTTATTCTCAACATAGACTACAGTGGCTTTAAATGTTACTCAAGAACCTAACAGATCCTTGAAAGTTCAATTCAAGCTACTTACAAAGTCTCGTACATACAGGTATATTATTTGCTCTTATGTGAATTTAGATTTCAACCTTTTAGTTTTACTTTTGTTTAACttgtttattaatttgttttTTCTATAGTATTTGTCATATGAAACAATATTTTAAACACACAtacaataattatattttagttttaCTTATGTTCAACATTCTATTTTTATCTTaatcgaatatatatatattcgattAAGGTATATTATTATTTGCTCTTGTGCATCTATTTTAGTTTTACTTttgtttaacatgttaaataattatatttttaaagGAGATTGAAACGTTAGTTTGAGTTTTCAAATAGATGCATGATTGATTATAGGAATATCATTTCGGAAACATTTCTCTGGATAGATACGTACATGTCTGCATACATATTGATCAGTGTTTGTTTAATCTGAAGTTTTGATGGAGATTATACATATCTGCATATATATTGATAGATGTTTGTTTAAAAGGACTAACTAAATTGTTGATGGTTTTACATGTTAAAATCGACCAgttaagtgtttcaatcattatACATGTTAAATGTTTAAATTCGCATGATTTTTAGATATAAGAATCTCGTTTATAGATTTGTGACGAATTTTATTATCTTTCATTATTTTTGCAATTGTTCTTTTGATGCACAAAAACCGGAAACATGTGCGGGTGAGCAAAACGCTAATTCGTTGGTTGATTTTTAATCGAAAACTGATGAAGTTGAGGATATGTTGAGAGGTACTTCATTTGCTTTTGTGATTCTGAACACTTCATTGATCAATGAGAATGATTCATATATTTATTGAGCTTTATATTatacttccttgctttcagggagaagaagaagcaagaagaaagaACCGACTACTTACCAGAAAACTTACTCACTAGAAAGAACTGAGCCTCAAAAGCCACACACAACAACATATCATCGCTGCTGCTGCTCTGTTCCTTACACCATCGCCACCTTCGAATTCCCGTCGTCGTCATCGTCGACCCTGCTACTCCGCTCGTTTCACCCAGACGACAACAACAACAGCCGTCGCTGCTGCtggtcgaccaccaccaccaccgtaagATCCTGAACATATGTTATCTGTTCGATTTCTGTGATTTAACTATGGCTTTACTTTGTGCTTTTGTGTGCTGCTTTTACACATGAAATTATTATGAACTGATGTAGAGTAGGTTATATATCATATGATAGGGAATGGTGTTACTGatgtagttttgtatcaaaatTAGGGTCTTAGGAGGTTTATATGCAAAGCAATATATGGGATGTAGGAAAGGTTTATATGTGAAACAGATATATATGCACCTCATGTAGTTTTGTACATAGACGTCTGTCTCGTGCTTTGACTTTTGGGGACCAAATGTCTCGAATTAAACCAAGATGATAGGATGAGATCACACCGCATCTTCTTTTATATATGAGAATTATTTTGCTAGTGTTGTTGAGGGACATTCAAGAAACATGGTCACATAATGTTCTTTCTTATTTcagtttttaatttatttatggACTAATATCTTTTTTTATCATTAGCAGAATCTCATGGTTGAGAATAAGGGGTTTTCTCACATGGTTCTATCATCCATGCTTAGTGCATGAATCAAGTCCATCTAAAGCTGCATTAGAGTTAATATATGAAATAGTGGTTCAGGAATAGGGTCAAAATGTGGATTACACCTGGGACTATCTCAGCAATGTAATCCAGTTTCCTTTCTAGTGAGTAGTGACCAAGGGTACAGAGGCagagttaggggctgtttggtagcctctgaatggtcattaagaggctacctcttaatggaaccattaagaattttaccaatgagaaggtagaataatgtgacatgtgatgatttaccattc is from Helianthus annuus cultivar XRQ/B chromosome 9, HanXRQr2.0-SUNRISE, whole genome shotgun sequence and encodes:
- the LOC118481826 gene encoding uncharacterized protein LOC118481826; its protein translation is MEKLVLALLHASRRLRRYFTGHVITVLTNFHIGTILQKPETSGRLAKWAIELGGHNILYRPRPAIKGQVLADFITEVPAGKIKECEMIETPKEDTEETWMLYTDGASNEDGAGAGLRLVSPEKHEFTYAIKLDFKNTNNEAEYEAFLAGLRLAIKMGAKNLRAHVDSLLIASQVNGIYDAKGEVMALYLEQAKELLQQFKSHKVIHINRSENKPADALSKLASTSFQHLAKDVRIEVLKNPSVLLHQVNVIEAGQPSWMTPIIQYLQEGVLPENKAEARKIQNKALQYEMNNGILYRKSFLGPLLRCVDPQDANYLIREIHEGICGIHSGPRMVVAKIMSAGYYWPGMHVDAMKEIRKCDSCQRHSPKTLRPKNDLIPRENTPAFQGGSNHLQGPPQTERETGWPPYT